The nucleotide sequence AAGACAAGATCTTGTTGCTCGGGGTGGATGACATGGACTTATTCAAAGGTATTGGGTTGAAGTTCTTGGCGATGGAGCAAATGTTGGAAGAACATCCGGAATTAAGGGGACGGGCCATCCTGGTCCAAATTGCCAACCCGGCCAGGAGCCAGGGCAGAGATGTGCAGGAGGTCCAAGGAGAGGCTCAAGCAATCACGAGGAGGATCAATGAGCGGTTTGGCAAGCCAGGGTATGAACCTGTTGTGTTGATAAATCGAAGAATGCCAACTCATGAGAAGGCAGCATTCTATGCCTTGGCTGAATGCTGTGTGGTGAATCCTGTGAGGGACGGAATGAATTTGGTGCCTTACAAGTACACAGTGTCTAGGCAGCGGAGCGCTGCTCTGGAGGGTGCTGTGAAGAAAAGCATGATAGTAGTTTCAGAATTCATTGGCTGTTCACCATCCCTTAGCGGAGCAATTCGGGTAAATCCATGGAATGTGGATGCTGTGGCAGAGGCAATGTTTTTAGCCATCACAATGCCAGAGATAGAGAAGCAATTGCGGCATGAAAAACACTACAAGTATGTGAGCTCGCATGATGTTGCTTACTGGGCAAGGTCTTTTGATCAGGATTTACAGCGAGCTTGCAAAGACCACTTCCTTAGGAGATGTTGGGGTATTGGCTTTGGAATGAGTTTCCGAGTTGTCGCTCTAGGTCCTAATTTTAGGAAGTTGTCAGTTGAGCATATAGTATCAGCATACCAGAGTATGACCAGTAGGCTCATTTTGCTTGATTATGATGGTACAATGATGCCTCAGACTTCTATTGATAAAAAACCAAGTGATGAGGTTATTGCAATTTTGAATGAATTGTGCAGTGACCCGAAGAATGTAGTTTTTGTGGTCAGTGGAAGAGGCAAGGATGAATTGAGCAAGTGGTTTGCTCCCTGTGAGAAGTTGGGAATCTCTGCAGAACATGGCTACTTCACAAGGTATATTTACACACATTCAATTCTTATATTTTGATTTAGCATCCTTATTACATTGTTGTATTTGCTAGTTCTCCCTTCTATTAAAGATAACAAGTTAACAATAATTAATCTGATACTAATTGCATGCCAGTATGTTATTTGTATGCAAATTGTTCTGACTTGCGGATGAATTTATCATACTGATTGTGTATTTGCTGAAACTTATATGTATTATTGCATGTTACTTTTCCAATACTTAATTTTGTTGGATTGCATTAATTCTGTCATAAATAGGGCTATTGCTGATAGAAGTGTTGCATGAAGATCTGGATTGTATTCAATGGATGATTCTATTGATGTGTGATTATCATTATGAGCAGAGTTACTCTGGTGATGTTCTGGCACTCCATATAATTTTTAAGACATCCAAAGTTGTTTGATCAAATTAGATGATTTGGTTGTAGATATGCTGGATCTTATAATTCATAAATAGATGCTGAATCCTCAGTAGTACCTatattagaatttgtaattttatGTTGAAATGTTGTTTTGgcatttgatttaattttgaagCCATTTTTAGTTTAATCAAATCAGATGATGTGGTTGCTGATATTTTTATGTGAGTTGAAAAATAGATACCAAATCCTtggaagtatatatatatatatataagcactTATGAATTTGTGCAAACTGTTCATATGGAAGTCAGCAAATCAAGAGGTGGCATTTATTATTATGTCCATGTTATTCGTTTAATACTAATACTCTTTGATGGTGGTGTTTTTCCTGTAGGTGGAATAAGGATTCTCCATGGGAGTCATTCACCCTAGCTATTGATTTTGATTGGAAAAAAATTGCAGAACCTGTAATGCAACTGTACACTGAGGCAACAGATGGATCCTACATTGAGTTCAAAGACACTGGCTTAGTTTGGCATCATCAATATGCTGATCCAGATTTTAGCTGTTGTCAGGCTAAAGAACTCCTGGATCACCTAGAAAATGTGCTTGCTAATGAACCTGTGGTTGTGAAAAGAGGCCAACATATAGTTGAAGTGAAGCCCCAGGTATGTGGCCACATTATGCTCATTGTTTTACCAACTTTGTCAGAATTTTTTCTTCTCATCTGAAGAAATAACCACTCTCAATGTCACATTCCTAGTAACTTCGTAATCAAGTAAAGGAGCATGTTTAAGATTGATTCCAATGTCACATTCCTAGTAACTCCGTAATCAAGTAAAGGAGCATGTTTAAGATTGATTTGACTGTATTATATGTGTTGCACAAGCAATACATCTAACACAGACCATTTCCATATAAAAGATGTATATTAGTGAATTTACAAGGGACCATGCTTTGAATTATCTATTATGAGATCAAAAAAATTAGATGTCAGATTCTAAAGCCCAATTCTTTTCTCATCCTATGTTTAAGTTGAATACGCATATCTAAGTACCTTATAATGTGGGATTATTTGCAGGGGATAAGCAAAGGTGTAGTTGTTGGAAATCTTTTGCAGACCATGTCAAGCACTGGAAAGCGTCCAGATTTTGTATTGTGCATCGGTGATGATCAGTCTGATGAAGATATGTTCGAGAGCATTGTTAGTTCTGCAAATAATGTGTTGCTGCCAACAAGTGATGAAGTGTTTGCTTGCACAGTTGGTAAGAAGCCGAGCAAGGCAAGGTATTATCTTGATGATACAGTTGAGGTCATAAAAATGCTCCAAGGCCTAGCTCATGTATCAACACAGCCAGATAAAAATGCATACCTGGGAGTGTCATTTGAGGATTCTCTATAAAGGAATAATATGCTCTCTTTCTGGCAAGCGCTGGTTACCCTGGTTACCCTGGTTACCGATGTCGATATATTTATCCAAACATGATCAACATTTAGCCAAGTTGGGCAAAGAATGCAGGAAACAGCTACGCTGACAGTCAAATGATACACGATCTTTTTTTAAAGCGACAAAGAATTCCATACAGTTTCAATTACACATAAACAGAACTGGTAGAAAAGCATTAGTTCATCCTTTTTTATTGTAAATATGTTCTAAACTATTTGTTTTTCTTCTATTTGCTCTCCTCTGTAGATTTTAACAGGTAAATGAAGTTACAGACTCTGTGTTTTCAGTTAAATGCCACTACTTAATCTTCTGCATCACTTTACTTGGACAGCTATGAGCATGATATCAGGCTCGATGTTTTGAAGGGGCTCGATTGGTTTTCGGGTTACAATGATCTCTGCAAACCTGTAAAGCCATCTGATGCTTCTCTTTCTAATTGCCACAGATGGATTACCCTATCATCGTCTTCCGAGGTCTTCCGCGGTTATAGTGCAGCGGAAGGATCTCAGTTTATGATgcatttttcaaaaacaaatcCTCCAAATGGGGTGCAGTCATGGGATACGGGGCTGGTTGCCATGAGCACTTGATGTTACAGTTAATTTGCCTCTGTTATCTACCTGATGTCTCGATGGAATTCGTTATTTGCTTCTGTTTATGATCTCGATTTCTCCTCTTAGTTTGCACCAAGAGGTCCTCTACACAGGTAGTTGTGGATGTTAAGTTTTCCCTTGTCTTTCTCTCTGAATGATTTAAGTTGACACTTGATTGACTCTACGTGGCTATGGCTTGATCGTTGTTCTTCAACTGTTGCTATGATTAATTGGCCGGCTGGAGAATCGTGAGGAGCTACGACTCTATTATTGGTAATTATTATTGTTTTGATGGGATGCCTGACTTGAGGGAGTTGGGGATTATGAATTGACAGTTAATTCTAATACTCGGCTTGATAATTCAAATTTTGTCCAATTAATTTTAGATATAGATGATGACCTATCTTATTAGTTCGTCTATCGAGTAAATGTGAAACTGTTGTCCCTATTGGAATTCAAATTTTGATCTTTTTAGTTGTTCCTCCATGGGTGGAAATCACCATTGTGATTCATGGTCATTAGAAGGATGCACAAGCATAACTCCAACACTTCATCATTGGTTGTCATAGGAGCACTTCAAGATGGGAGAATGGCAAGCTTTATCCCATCCGATAAAGGTCTTCTTGAAAATTtctgaattaataaaaaaaaattagtttggcTCTAAATTAACCAAATGAAGGATGGAAGAAAGAAATTCAAAATTGATCCTAATCCTTTAATACTatgtcaaaaattaaaaattacattaatttaaattttatccaATATATGGAattttatctttttcattttagGGAATAATATCACTTATTCTTTATAAAAcagtaaatttttttaa is from Zingiber officinale cultivar Zhangliang chromosome 7B, Zo_v1.1, whole genome shotgun sequence and encodes:
- the LOC122006685 gene encoding probable alpha,alpha-trehalose-phosphate synthase [UDP-forming] 11, encoding MSAFSSSSSSSTVLNLADDPLRPPRLPPATLLMPDSADNDQAASFSPTPARERRIVVSHRLPLLAVPDPAASSGLAFSPDRDALALQLRAGLPSEADVLRVGTLPAAVDPAHHADLSRQLYARFRCLPVFLPPDLHQRFYHGFCKHYLWPLLHYLLPLSPSSLGGLPFDRALWLSYLSATKLFAERLIELLNPDEDFVWIHDYHLLALPTFLRRRSPRVKLGFFLHSPFPSSEIFRSIPVRDELLRALLNCDLVGFHTFDYARHFLSSCSRLLGLDYQSKRGYIGIEYYGRTVTIKILPVGIDLGQLESVLSSSETIAKIQELKDRYKDKILLLGVDDMDLFKGIGLKFLAMEQMLEEHPELRGRAILVQIANPARSQGRDVQEVQGEAQAITRRINERFGKPGYEPVVLINRRMPTHEKAAFYALAECCVVNPVRDGMNLVPYKYTVSRQRSAALEGAVKKSMIVVSEFIGCSPSLSGAIRVNPWNVDAVAEAMFLAITMPEIEKQLRHEKHYKYVSSHDVAYWARSFDQDLQRACKDHFLRRCWGIGFGMSFRVVALGPNFRKLSVEHIVSAYQSMTSRLILLDYDGTMMPQTSIDKKPSDEVIAILNELCSDPKNVVFVVSGRGKDELSKWFAPCEKLGISAEHGYFTRWNKDSPWESFTLAIDFDWKKIAEPVMQLYTEATDGSYIEFKDTGLVWHHQYADPDFSCCQAKELLDHLENVLANEPVVVKRGQHIVEVKPQGISKGVVVGNLLQTMSSTGKRPDFVLCIGDDQSDEDMFESIVSSANNVLLPTSDEVFACTVGKKPSKARYYLDDTVEVIKMLQGLAHVSTQPDKNAYLGVSFEDSL